A stretch of Bordetella genomosp. 13 DNA encodes these proteins:
- a CDS encoding glycosyltransferase — translation MKADQNDRNDVIEKEILEELREIVDKLNEKLAAETAARLQAQAKIREIYASKSWQVTAPVRKSIIAVRKLLKRVRGELVPIAEPVQDRPLAEAPRVVQPSEYEVRTRGQAEHFRKYAKSPSKQRAQQIANLLAMHKDRKGVVLCPCGYDLALKQRPDHIMSEFAKAGYVCIMLEFDGRFPTLKRTAKNVFVSNMSEDFLAYFQHRPVITYLHTPGFRFVRDLCTKATVIYDVLDDLAIFGEGCRAVLADHAVLLKRADICLFSAPQLMEANSAQTNRSLLLENGVYGADFRDGTRGQAGVSHKQAEMLATRSVIGYHGVISDLLDFDVMDQLVDDDRYALLLVGPITAFELANLPEVQRRMERLLRHRNAVHLGPKPYGELKHYLAWVDVGIVPFIVSAKTDPVSPLKLFEYLAAGKPVVGTPTRTIQAYRDELIVAAPEEFADAIHSGRWKTAYTLRSADLAARHEWSALTAPLISFLNERQSDPQPLPRAQLRRVDIVNINFYDWDGKTVYKGGAERYVYDLAAMLKSMGCEVRLIQNANKPFERNFQGIPVIGVPAWKGLDWERISTAYAAFCKDSDLVIASPTELACGLGKAKRVISINHGIHWDTVTNVLHNHDIAMHAHVFRGLQSSNLSVCVDTNFINWVRSFDWRLASGLTYIPNYVDSHQFKPRQKDFSAPMVRVLLPRRLNLERGLYLTLHAFDTLFEKRDDIHLTLCGQASDFDATAVHAFLERHAGRVDWIEYDMKDMHQAYIDSHITLVPSMFSEGTSLSCIEALATNNAVIATHIGGLPNIITDDYNGRLIQTDAWELASTIEELVDDRQKMALLARNGLLTAQAFSKTNWELRWKRVLQNMLDAED, via the coding sequence ATGAAAGCAGACCAGAACGATCGGAACGACGTCATCGAGAAAGAGATCCTCGAAGAGTTGCGCGAAATCGTCGATAAGCTAAATGAAAAGCTGGCTGCGGAGACAGCGGCGCGACTGCAGGCGCAGGCCAAGATCCGTGAAATCTACGCGAGCAAATCATGGCAGGTCACCGCACCGGTGCGCAAGAGCATCATCGCGGTTCGCAAGCTTCTGAAGCGCGTGCGAGGTGAGCTGGTACCAATCGCCGAACCGGTGCAAGACCGGCCGCTGGCGGAGGCGCCTCGGGTAGTGCAGCCCTCGGAGTACGAGGTCCGCACGCGCGGCCAGGCGGAGCATTTCCGCAAGTATGCGAAGTCCCCGTCGAAGCAGCGAGCGCAGCAGATAGCGAACCTGCTCGCCATGCACAAGGACCGCAAAGGCGTTGTGCTGTGCCCATGCGGTTACGACCTCGCCCTCAAGCAGCGTCCGGATCACATCATGTCCGAGTTCGCCAAAGCCGGATATGTGTGCATCATGCTGGAGTTCGACGGCCGCTTCCCCACGTTGAAAAGAACGGCCAAGAACGTCTTCGTCTCGAACATGAGCGAGGACTTCCTCGCTTATTTCCAGCATCGCCCCGTCATAACGTACCTGCATACCCCCGGATTCAGGTTCGTGCGCGATCTATGCACCAAGGCCACCGTGATCTATGACGTGCTCGACGACCTGGCGATCTTCGGAGAAGGCTGCCGCGCGGTATTGGCGGACCACGCCGTGCTGTTGAAGCGAGCCGACATCTGCCTGTTCTCCGCCCCGCAGTTGATGGAGGCAAATTCCGCGCAGACGAACCGATCGCTGCTGCTGGAAAACGGCGTGTATGGCGCTGACTTCCGCGACGGAACCCGCGGGCAGGCTGGCGTGAGCCACAAGCAGGCCGAGATGCTGGCCACGCGCTCCGTGATCGGATATCACGGCGTCATATCGGATCTGCTGGACTTCGACGTCATGGACCAGCTGGTCGATGACGACAGATATGCGCTGTTGCTGGTCGGCCCCATCACGGCGTTCGAGCTGGCCAACCTTCCCGAAGTCCAACGCAGAATGGAACGCCTGCTGCGACATCGAAACGCCGTGCACTTGGGCCCGAAGCCGTACGGGGAACTGAAGCATTACCTCGCGTGGGTGGATGTCGGCATTGTGCCATTCATCGTGTCGGCCAAGACGGATCCGGTGTCTCCTCTCAAGCTCTTCGAGTACCTGGCCGCCGGCAAACCGGTCGTCGGCACCCCGACGCGCACCATACAGGCGTACCGCGACGAACTCATCGTCGCCGCACCTGAGGAGTTCGCCGATGCCATCCATTCGGGCCGATGGAAGACGGCATACACACTGCGCTCGGCCGATCTCGCCGCGCGACACGAATGGTCCGCATTGACTGCCCCGCTGATATCGTTCCTGAACGAGCGCCAGTCGGACCCGCAGCCACTGCCGCGAGCGCAACTCAGGCGCGTCGACATCGTCAACATCAATTTCTACGACTGGGACGGCAAGACCGTGTACAAGGGCGGCGCCGAGCGATACGTCTACGATCTCGCGGCGATGCTCAAATCGATGGGGTGCGAGGTACGCCTGATCCAGAACGCGAACAAGCCGTTCGAGCGGAACTTCCAGGGCATCCCGGTCATCGGAGTACCCGCTTGGAAAGGTTTGGATTGGGAAAGGATATCGACGGCCTACGCCGCGTTCTGCAAGGACTCCGATCTCGTCATTGCGTCACCGACCGAACTGGCATGCGGCCTGGGAAAGGCGAAAAGGGTGATCTCCATCAATCACGGCATCCACTGGGACACCGTCACCAACGTCCTGCACAATCACGACATCGCCATGCACGCCCACGTTTTCCGCGGGCTCCAGAGCAGCAACCTGAGCGTCTGTGTCGATACCAATTTCATCAACTGGGTGCGCAGCTTTGACTGGCGCCTGGCTTCAGGGCTGACCTATATCCCGAACTATGTGGACTCACACCAGTTCAAGCCTCGGCAAAAGGATTTCTCGGCGCCCATGGTGCGCGTGCTGCTGCCTCGGCGTCTCAACCTTGAGCGCGGCCTGTACCTGACCCTGCATGCCTTCGACACGCTCTTCGAAAAGCGCGATGACATCCATCTGACGCTGTGCGGCCAGGCCAGCGACTTCGACGCAACGGCCGTCCACGCCTTCCTGGAGCGGCACGCCGGACGAGTCGACTGGATCGAGTACGACATGAAAGACATGCACCAGGCCTATATCGACAGCCACATCACACTGGTGCCGAGCATGTTCTCGGAAGGCACCTCGTTGTCCTGTATCGAAGCGCTGGCGACCAACAATGCCGTCATCGCCACCCACATCGGTGGACTGCCCAACATCATCACCGACGACTACAACGGCCGCCTGATCCAGACCGATGCCTGGGAACTGGCGAGCACGATCGAGGAACTGGTCGATGATCGGCAGAAGATGGCTCTGCTGGCCAGGAACGGACTGTTGACCGCGCAGGCCTTCAGCAAGACCAACTGGGAGCTGCGCTGGAAGCGCGTGCTGCAGAACATGCTGGACGCGGAAGACTGA
- the mnmE gene encoding tRNA uridine-5-carboxymethylaminomethyl(34) synthesis GTPase MnmE has translation MSALAPIAAIATAPGRGGIGVVRVSGPDLVPLMRELFGRALAPRHAHYLPFTAEGGEVLDQGIALYFKGPHSYTGEDVLELQGHGGPAVLRRLLARCLQAGHAAGIRLAEPGEFTRRAFLNDRMDLAQAEAVADLIDASSEAAARGAMASLSGDFSRRVQDLAERIVHLRMLVEATLDFPEEEIDFLEKYQARPTLAALAADLHALIAQARQGVILREGLHVVLAGQPNVGKSSLLNALAGDEVAIVTPIAGTTRDKVVQEIHIDGVPLHIVDTAGLRETEDTVESIGIARTWKEIERADVILHLQDVTRPGDQLDAAITGRLPARTPVLVVYNKADLLGGSAFETPEGALAISAREGLGLDKLRAELLRLAGWNPGAESPWLARERHLHALQAAADHLALAGEHAEMDDRVLDLFAEELRLAHDSLGSITGKFTSDDLLGEIFSSFCIGK, from the coding sequence ATGTCCGCACTAGCCCCCATCGCCGCCATCGCCACTGCCCCGGGACGGGGCGGCATAGGCGTGGTGCGCGTGTCAGGCCCCGATCTGGTGCCGCTGATGCGCGAACTGTTCGGGCGCGCGCTGGCGCCGCGGCACGCGCACTACCTGCCGTTCACGGCGGAAGGCGGCGAGGTGCTGGACCAGGGGATCGCGCTGTATTTCAAGGGCCCTCACTCGTATACCGGCGAGGACGTCCTCGAATTGCAGGGGCACGGCGGGCCGGCGGTGCTGCGGCGGCTGCTGGCGCGGTGTCTCCAGGCGGGCCATGCCGCCGGCATCCGCCTGGCCGAGCCCGGCGAATTCACGAGGCGCGCCTTCCTGAACGACCGCATGGACCTTGCGCAGGCCGAGGCGGTGGCGGACCTTATCGACGCCTCGTCCGAAGCCGCCGCGCGCGGCGCGATGGCGTCGCTGTCGGGCGACTTCTCGCGGCGCGTGCAGGATCTTGCCGAACGCATCGTGCACCTGCGCATGCTGGTGGAGGCCACGCTGGACTTCCCCGAAGAAGAGATCGACTTCCTCGAGAAGTACCAGGCGCGGCCCACGCTGGCCGCGCTGGCGGCGGACCTGCATGCGCTGATCGCGCAGGCGCGGCAGGGCGTGATCCTGCGCGAAGGGCTGCACGTGGTGCTGGCGGGCCAGCCCAATGTCGGCAAGTCCAGCCTGCTGAACGCATTGGCCGGCGACGAGGTGGCCATCGTCACGCCCATCGCGGGCACCACGCGGGACAAGGTCGTGCAGGAGATCCACATCGACGGCGTGCCGCTGCATATCGTCGATACGGCGGGACTGCGCGAGACCGAGGACACGGTAGAGAGCATCGGCATCGCGCGCACGTGGAAAGAGATCGAACGCGCCGACGTGATCCTGCATCTGCAGGACGTGACCCGGCCGGGAGATCAGCTGGACGCGGCGATCACGGGGCGCTTGCCCGCCAGGACGCCGGTGCTGGTGGTCTATAACAAGGCTGACCTGCTGGGCGGTTCCGCCTTCGAGACCCCCGAGGGCGCGTTGGCGATATCGGCGCGCGAGGGCTTGGGGCTGGACAAGCTGCGAGCCGAATTGCTGCGCCTGGCGGGATGGAATCCCGGGGCGGAGTCGCCGTGGCTGGCGCGGGAAAGGCATCTGCATGCGCTGCAGGCGGCGGCCGACCATCTGGCGCTGGCGGGCGAGCACGCCGAGATGGATGATCGGGTGCTGGATCTGTTTGCCGAAGAACTGCGGCTGGCGCACGACAGCCTGGGATCGATCACCGGGAAGTTCACCAGCGATGATCTGCTGGGGGAGATTTTCTCGAGTTTTTGTATAGGGAAGTGA
- a CDS encoding ABC transporter substrate-binding protein: MAFQIARALACGAAVVAFVFGAAGAAQARDLVVGLKTEPSSMDPQYHALTPNIQISNSMFDGLVNTDPKLVPQPALAESWTVDGKVWTFKLRRGVKFSDGSPFTAEDVVFTYQRAPKVPNSPSPFTLYLSAVDKVEAVDAETVRITTKEPSPLLLVNLAQLPIMSKKAASGPAPEGKTTTELNGGDGLVGTGPYKFVSWKRGAELILTRNEHYWGPKPAWDRIVYRPMTNAASRVASLLAGDVDMIEDPPTDDLGRLKENKKLFVEETPSARMIYVAMDQYNAEKSPGIQGTDKNPLKDKRVRQALSLAIDRNAIVQRVMGGAALPAANLLPYPMFGTSKERTAIPKADVEKAKALLKEAGYPEGFTITLGSPSGRYINDAKVAQAIASMWTRIGVKTNVDALAPPVFFKGRDSYQFSAYLAGWAVSTGEMSNPLNSLLVTPDPKRGVGTTNRGRYSNPEMDKLVEQASSTMDDKARAELLQKASGMVLDDYGILPIHFELSVWAMKSDLRYQGRADQTTQAQFVTPAK; encoded by the coding sequence ATGGCGTTCCAGATCGCACGGGCATTGGCCTGTGGTGCGGCAGTGGTGGCATTTGTCTTCGGCGCGGCGGGCGCCGCCCAGGCGCGAGACCTGGTGGTGGGCCTGAAGACCGAGCCGAGTTCGATGGACCCGCAATACCATGCCCTCACCCCGAACATCCAGATTTCCAACTCGATGTTCGACGGCCTGGTCAATACCGATCCCAAACTGGTGCCGCAGCCCGCGCTGGCCGAGTCCTGGACGGTGGACGGCAAGGTCTGGACCTTCAAGCTGCGCCGCGGCGTCAAGTTCTCCGACGGCTCGCCTTTCACGGCCGAAGACGTGGTCTTCACTTACCAGCGCGCGCCCAAGGTGCCCAACAGCCCGTCGCCCTTCACGCTGTATCTCAGCGCGGTGGACAAGGTCGAGGCGGTGGATGCCGAGACCGTGCGCATCACCACCAAAGAGCCCTCGCCGCTGCTGCTGGTGAACCTGGCGCAGCTGCCCATCATGTCCAAGAAGGCTGCATCGGGTCCGGCGCCCGAAGGCAAGACCACCACCGAGCTCAACGGCGGCGATGGCCTGGTGGGCACCGGTCCGTACAAGTTCGTGTCGTGGAAGCGCGGCGCCGAGCTGATCCTGACTCGCAACGAGCACTACTGGGGACCGAAGCCCGCCTGGGACCGCATCGTCTATCGCCCCATGACCAACGCCGCATCGCGCGTGGCTTCGCTGCTGGCCGGCGACGTGGACATGATCGAGGATCCTCCCACCGACGACCTGGGTCGCCTGAAAGAAAACAAGAAACTCTTCGTCGAGGAAACCCCGTCGGCGCGCATGATCTACGTGGCCATGGACCAATACAACGCCGAGAAAAGTCCCGGCATCCAGGGCACCGACAAGAATCCCCTGAAGGACAAGCGCGTGCGCCAGGCGCTGTCGCTGGCCATTGACCGCAACGCCATCGTGCAGCGCGTGATGGGCGGCGCGGCGCTGCCCGCGGCCAACCTGCTGCCGTATCCGATGTTCGGCACGTCCAAGGAACGCACCGCCATCCCCAAGGCCGACGTCGAGAAGGCCAAGGCGCTCCTGAAAGAGGCCGGCTATCCCGAAGGCTTCACCATCACGCTGGGCTCGCCTTCGGGCCGCTACATCAACGATGCCAAGGTCGCGCAGGCCATCGCCTCGATGTGGACCCGCATCGGCGTGAAGACCAATGTCGACGCGCTGGCGCCGCCGGTGTTCTTCAAGGGCCGCGATTCGTACCAGTTCAGCGCCTACCTGGCCGGCTGGGCGGTATCCACGGGCGAGATGTCGAACCCGCTGAACTCGTTGCTGGTCACGCCCGACCCCAAGCGCGGCGTGGGCACCACCAACCGTGGCCGCTATTCCAATCCGGAGATGGACAAGCTGGTCGAGCAGGCCTCGTCCACCATGGACGACAAGGCGCGCGCCGAACTGCTGCAGAAGGCCAGCGGCATGGTGCTGGACGACTACGGCATCCTGCCCATTCATTTCGAGCTGTCGGTATGGGCGATGAAGTCGGACCTGCGCTACCAGGGCCGCGCGGACCAGACCACGCAAGCCCAGTTCGTCACGCCGGCGAAGTAG
- a CDS encoding ABC transporter permease has translation MLATIIRRLLQTVVVVVVMSALVFCGIYLVGDPISMLTSPEATEAQREAVRRTLGLDLPLWRQYLIFMGQAVRGDFGNSFLTGEPAMRLILQRMPATLELATVAMLLSVLVGVPLGILAGLKPKATRSRAIMTGSVLGFSLPNFWVGMMLIMVFAVMLGWLPASGRGDTVAVGPLALSVLTLDGWASLVLPALTIALAKCSLVIRVTRAATRESLPMDYIKFARAKGLSEKRVLGVHLLKNILIPVVTVSGLEYGQVIAFAVVTETVFSWPGMGKLLIDSIINLDRPVVVAYLMLTVFLLVMLNLVVDILYTVLDPRVRLDSRR, from the coding sequence GTGCTAGCGACGATCATCCGCCGTCTGCTGCAGACCGTCGTGGTCGTGGTGGTGATGTCGGCGCTGGTGTTCTGTGGCATCTATCTGGTGGGCGATCCCATCTCGATGCTGACCAGCCCCGAGGCCACCGAGGCGCAGCGCGAGGCCGTGCGCCGCACGCTCGGCCTGGACCTGCCGTTGTGGCGCCAGTACCTGATCTTCATGGGGCAGGCGGTGCGGGGCGACTTCGGCAACAGCTTCCTCACCGGCGAGCCGGCGATGCGGCTGATCCTGCAGCGCATGCCGGCCACGCTCGAGCTGGCCACGGTCGCCATGCTGCTGTCGGTGCTGGTCGGCGTGCCGCTGGGCATCCTGGCTGGCCTGAAGCCCAAGGCCACGCGCTCGCGCGCCATCATGACGGGATCCGTGCTCGGCTTCTCGCTGCCGAACTTCTGGGTCGGCATGATGCTCATCATGGTGTTCGCGGTGATGCTGGGCTGGCTGCCGGCCAGCGGGCGCGGCGACACCGTGGCGGTGGGGCCGCTGGCGCTCAGCGTGCTGACGCTGGACGGCTGGGCCAGCCTGGTGCTGCCGGCGCTGACCATCGCGCTGGCCAAGTGCTCGCTGGTGATACGTGTGACGCGCGCGGCCACGCGCGAGTCTCTGCCCATGGACTACATCAAGTTCGCGCGCGCCAAGGGGCTCTCCGAAAAGCGCGTGCTGGGCGTGCACCTGCTGAAGAACATCCTGATTCCGGTGGTCACCGTGTCGGGCCTCGAATACGGGCAGGTGATCGCCTTCGCGGTCGTCACCGAAACCGTGTTCTCGTGGCCGGGCATGGGCAAGCTGCTGATCGATTCCATCATCAACCTGGATCGCCCCGTGGTGGTGGCCTACCTGATGCTCACGGTCTTTCTGCTGGTGATGCTTAACCTGGTGGTCGACATCCTGTACACCGTGCTCGATCCGCGCGTACGACTGGACTCCCGCCGATGA
- a CDS encoding ABC transporter permease, with protein sequence MSAIPASASALPAVESPWRRLAADFFASKLAVLGLVLLVIVIGAALFAPWIAPQNPYDIGSLDIMDSKLPPGGESMTGSVYLLGTDGQARDLLSAILYGLRTSLTVGFVSVAAAFVIGAAVGLVAAYFGGRIDALLMRVVDIQLSFPAILVALMLLAILGKGVDKVIIALVVVQWAYFARAARGAALVERGKEYVEAARCLSLGWGRVLFRHVLPNCMPPLIVIATIDLAHAIALEATLSFLGVGVPVTEPSLGMLISNGFEYLLSGQYWISFFPGIALAVAISAINLVGDHLRDVLNPRHVS encoded by the coding sequence ATGAGCGCCATCCCTGCTTCCGCGTCCGCCCTGCCCGCCGTCGAGTCGCCCTGGCGCCGGCTGGCCGCGGACTTCTTCGCCAGCAAGCTGGCGGTGCTGGGCCTGGTGCTGCTGGTCATCGTCATCGGCGCGGCATTGTTCGCGCCATGGATCGCGCCGCAGAACCCCTACGACATCGGTTCGCTGGACATCATGGATTCCAAGCTGCCGCCGGGCGGCGAAAGCATGACGGGCAGCGTCTACCTGCTGGGCACCGACGGCCAGGCGCGCGACCTGCTGTCGGCCATCCTGTATGGCCTGCGCACCAGCCTTACCGTCGGCTTCGTGTCGGTGGCCGCGGCCTTCGTCATCGGCGCGGCGGTAGGCCTGGTGGCGGCCTACTTCGGCGGCCGCATCGACGCGCTGCTGATGCGCGTCGTCGACATCCAGCTGTCCTTTCCGGCCATCCTGGTGGCGCTGATGCTGCTGGCCATCCTGGGCAAGGGCGTGGACAAGGTCATCATCGCGCTGGTCGTGGTGCAGTGGGCGTACTTCGCGCGCGCGGCGCGCGGGGCGGCGCTGGTCGAGCGCGGCAAGGAATACGTCGAGGCGGCGCGCTGCCTGTCGCTGGGCTGGGGGCGCGTGCTGTTCCGCCACGTGCTGCCCAACTGCATGCCGCCGCTCATCGTCATCGCCACCATCGACCTGGCGCACGCCATCGCGCTCGAGGCCACGCTGTCGTTCCTGGGCGTGGGCGTGCCGGTCACCGAGCCCTCGCTCGGCATGCTGATATCCAACGGCTTCGAATATCTGCTGTCGGGCCAGTACTGGATCTCGTTCTTTCCCGGCATCGCGCTGGCCGTGGCCATCAGCGCCATCAACCTGGTGGGCGATCATCTGCGCGACGTGCTGAACCCGCGCCACGTGTCGTAG
- a CDS encoding ABC transporter ATP-binding protein, translated as MDILVPVPEPVLDVRGLKTQFPTRAGVVKAVDGVDLRLARGEILGLVGESGSGKSITGFSLMGLLDEPGRIVEGEIRFAGTDLRQATPERWRALRGNEIAMIFQDPMMTLNPVLRVDTQMIETVLAHNAVSRAEARARALKTLAMVGIPAPQERLRAYPHQLSGGMRQRVAIAIALLNKPRLIIADEPTTALDVTIQGQILYEMQNLCRDTGTALIWITHDLAVVAGLADRVSVMYAGRVVETGATDDVIGQPLHPYTHGLIASIPTPASRGRPLAQIPGMTPSLLNLPQGCAFRTRCPRASQVCETAPDAVEYRPAHWVRCWHAGEP; from the coding sequence ATGGACATCCTGGTACCCGTACCCGAACCCGTGCTGGACGTGCGCGGATTGAAGACGCAGTTCCCCACGCGGGCGGGCGTGGTCAAGGCCGTGGACGGCGTGGACCTGCGGCTGGCGCGCGGCGAGATCCTGGGCCTGGTGGGCGAGTCTGGCTCGGGCAAGAGCATCACGGGCTTCTCGTTGATGGGCCTGCTGGACGAGCCCGGCCGCATCGTGGAAGGCGAGATCCGCTTCGCCGGCACCGACCTGCGCCAGGCCACGCCCGAACGCTGGCGCGCGCTGCGCGGCAACGAGATCGCCATGATCTTCCAGGACCCGATGATGACGCTCAACCCGGTGCTGCGCGTCGACACCCAGATGATCGAGACCGTCCTGGCGCACAACGCAGTCAGCCGCGCAGAGGCGCGGGCGCGCGCGCTCAAGACGCTGGCCATGGTGGGCATCCCCGCGCCGCAAGAGCGCCTGCGCGCGTACCCGCACCAGCTGTCGGGCGGCATGCGGCAGCGCGTGGCCATCGCGATCGCGCTGCTGAACAAGCCGCGGCTCATCATCGCCGACGAGCCCACCACCGCGCTGGACGTCACCATCCAGGGCCAGATCCTGTACGAAATGCAGAACCTGTGCCGCGACACCGGCACGGCGCTGATCTGGATCACGCACGACCTGGCGGTGGTGGCCGGCCTGGCGGACCGCGTGTCGGTGATGTATGCCGGCCGCGTGGTCGAGACCGGCGCCACGGACGACGTCATCGGCCAGCCGCTGCATCCGTACACGCACGGCCTGATCGCGTCGATTCCCACGCCAGCCTCGCGCGGCAGGCCGTTGGCGCAGATTCCCGGCATGACGCCGTCGCTGCTGAACCTGCCGCAGGGCTGCGCCTTTCGCACGCGCTGCCCCCGCGCCTCGCAGGTCTGCGAGACGGCGCCCGATGCTGTCGAATACCGGCCCGCGCACTGGGTGCGCTGCTGGCACGCCGGAGAACCCTGA
- a CDS encoding ABC transporter ATP-binding protein, producing the protein MRFVQPVDLAGRIANLFGAGLKTLTVHAVDGVDLDVAAGEVIGIVGESGCGKSTLGRVAAGILRPTDGAIHYRGRNVAGLPHAERRQYELGVQMIFQDPYASLNPRMRVADIIGEAPVVHGLVTRRQRADYVAELMGQVGLDPSYAQRYPHQFSGGQRQRIGIARALALKPSVIVCDEAVAALDVSIQAQVLNLFERLRADLNLTYLFISHNLSVVSHISDRVAIMYLGRVVELASAHDVFTRANHPYTQALLKELPTLKPGRRQYQPIKGELPSPMAPPPGCTFHPRCPHAMPRCRTEQPLLRSVAPGHLSACHLNDVPA; encoded by the coding sequence ATGCGCTTCGTGCAGCCCGTGGACCTGGCCGGCCGCATCGCCAATCTGTTCGGCGCCGGCCTGAAGACGCTGACCGTGCACGCCGTGGACGGCGTGGACCTGGACGTGGCCGCCGGGGAAGTGATCGGCATCGTGGGCGAATCCGGCTGCGGCAAGTCGACGCTGGGCCGCGTCGCGGCCGGTATCCTGCGCCCGACCGACGGCGCGATCCACTATCGCGGCCGCAACGTGGCCGGCCTGCCGCACGCCGAACGGCGCCAGTACGAGCTGGGCGTGCAGATGATCTTCCAGGATCCCTACGCCTCGCTCAATCCGCGCATGCGGGTGGCCGACATCATCGGCGAGGCGCCCGTGGTGCATGGGCTGGTGACACGGCGCCAGCGCGCCGACTACGTGGCCGAGCTGATGGGCCAGGTGGGCCTGGACCCTTCATACGCGCAACGCTATCCGCACCAGTTCTCCGGCGGGCAGCGCCAGCGCATCGGCATCGCCCGCGCGCTGGCGTTGAAGCCCTCGGTGATCGTATGCGACGAAGCGGTGGCCGCGCTGGACGTGTCCATCCAGGCGCAGGTGCTGAACCTGTTCGAGCGCCTGCGCGCGGATCTGAACCTGACGTACCTGTTCATCAGCCACAATCTCAGCGTGGTCAGCCACATCTCCGACCGCGTGGCCATCATGTACCTGGGCCGCGTGGTGGAACTCGCCAGCGCGCACGATGTGTTCACGCGCGCCAACCATCCCTACACGCAGGCGCTGCTGAAAGAACTGCCCACGCTGAAACCGGGGCGTCGGCAGTACCAGCCCATCAAGGGCGAACTGCCCTCGCCGATGGCGCCGCCGCCCGGCTGTACCTTCCATCCGCGCTGCCCGCACGCCATGCCGCGCTGCAGGACGGAGCAGCCGCTGTTGCGCAGCGTGGCGCCCGGCCACCTCAGCGCCTGCCACCTGAACGACGTGCCCGCCTGA
- a CDS encoding M20 aminoacylase family protein, translating into MKTIDEIERAHAELTAIRRDIHAHPELAFEETRTSNLVAQRLRDLGLEVHTGLGKTGVVGVLRGTLGTSKSIGLRADMDALPMPELNRFAHKSTIAGRMHGCGHDGHTAMLLGAAQYLAQHRDFDGVVNFIFQPAEEGGNAGARAMMQDGLFDRFPCDAVFGIHNMPGMPTNQFGFRTGPAMASSNRWDIVIKGVGGHAAQPHRAVDPIVVAADMVHALQTVISRSRDPLDSAVLSITQIHAGDAYNVIPNEAVLRGTVRTYTTAALDKIEEDMRRIATTLPQVYGGTGELHFVRAYPPLVNWDKETAFAAQVARETFGDDAVDDTIPPFMGAEDFSFFLEKVPGCYLFLGNGEGDHRLASYHGMGPCQLHNSNYDFNDALLPVGATYWVKLVQAYFKK; encoded by the coding sequence ATGAAGACCATCGACGAAATCGAACGCGCGCATGCCGAACTGACGGCCATCCGCCGCGACATCCACGCCCATCCCGAGCTGGCTTTCGAGGAGACCCGCACGTCCAACCTGGTGGCGCAGCGGCTGCGCGACCTGGGCCTGGAAGTGCACACCGGCCTGGGCAAGACGGGCGTGGTGGGCGTGCTGCGCGGCACGCTGGGCACGTCGAAGTCCATCGGCCTGCGCGCCGACATGGACGCGCTGCCCATGCCCGAGCTGAACCGCTTCGCGCACAAGTCCACCATCGCGGGCCGCATGCACGGCTGCGGCCACGACGGCCATACCGCCATGCTGCTGGGCGCCGCGCAATACCTGGCGCAGCATCGCGATTTCGACGGCGTCGTCAATTTCATCTTCCAGCCGGCCGAAGAGGGCGGCAACGCCGGCGCGCGCGCCATGATGCAGGACGGCCTGTTCGACAGGTTTCCCTGCGACGCCGTCTTCGGCATCCACAACATGCCGGGCATGCCCACCAACCAGTTCGGTTTCCGCACCGGCCCGGCCATGGCTTCCAGCAATCGCTGGGACATCGTCATCAAGGGCGTGGGCGGCCATGCCGCGCAGCCGCATCGCGCGGTGGACCCCATCGTGGTGGCGGCCGACATGGTGCACGCGCTGCAGACCGTCATCTCGCGCAGCCGCGATCCGCTGGATTCCGCGGTGCTGTCCATCACGCAGATCCACGCGGGCGACGCCTACAACGTCATCCCCAACGAGGCCGTGCTGCGCGGCACGGTGCGCACCTACACCACCGCCGCGCTGGACAAGATCGAGGAAGACATGCGGCGCATCGCGACCACGCTGCCGCAGGTGTATGGCGGCACGGGCGAGCTGCACTTCGTGCGCGCCTATCCGCCGCTGGTGAACTGGGACAAGGAAACCGCGTTCGCCGCGCAGGTGGCGCGCGAGACCTTCGGCGACGACGCTGTCGACGACACCATCCCGCCGTTCATGGGCGCCGAGGACTTCTCGTTCTTCCTCGAGAAGGTGCCCGGCTGCTACCTGTTCCTGGGCAATGGCGAAGGCGATCATCGCCTGGCCAGCTACCACGGCATGGGTCCGTGCCAGCTGCACAACTCCAATTACGACTTCAATGACGCGCTGCTGCCCGTGGGCGCGACCTACTGGGTGAAGCTGGTCCAGGCCTACTTCAAGAAATAA